The following is a genomic window from Methanophagales archaeon.
CCCCACTTATTTCATGAGGATACCTGAATAGAAGTTCCTCATTTAAATTAACTGTTTCAATCAACTCAAATATCCTCTCTTTCTCCTCTTTTTTGTTACAGATATTATGAATTCTTAAGGGCTCAGCAATACTATCATAGATTTTCATCCTCGGATTCAGCGATGATTCTGGATTTTGGAATATGATCTGCATCTCCTTTCCTAATTTTTTTAGCTCGCTGCCGTTCAAGCTCGTAATATCTCTACCATCAAAGATTATTTTCCCTTCTGTCGGATTTGTAAGTCTTAGAATTGTCCTTCCAACCGTTGTTTTCCCGCATCCGCTCTCCCCAACCAATCCTAAAGTTTTGCCTTCCTTTATCTCAAAACTCACACCATCAACTGCCTTTATCACCTTCTTCCTGAAAATCCCGGAATAGAAATATTTCTTCAGGTTCTTTACCTCAAGCCTTACTTTTTTCATTTTTGTACAGA
Proteins encoded in this region:
- a CDS encoding ABC transporter ATP-binding protein, giving the protein MKKVRLEVKNLKKYFYSGIFRKKVIKAVDGVSFEIKEGKTLGLVGESGCGKTTVGRTILRLTNPTEGKIIFDGRDITSLNGSELKKLGKEMQIIFQNPESSLNPRMKIYDSIAEPLRIHNICNKKEEKERIFELIETVNLNEELLFRYPHEISGGQIQRVVIARILSLNPKFIVADEPTSMLDVSVQAQILNLLKDLQKKYALSYLFISHDMEVVEWMSDEIVIMHKGKIVDRKKV